Part of the Cyanobacterium sp. T60_A2020_053 genome is shown below.
TGCGCCCACAACCCCTGATAAAAAGTGCATCTCCGCTTAAAAGATGAGTATTATTAACTAAATAGGCGAAATGACAGTCAGTATGCCCCGGAGAAGCCAGCGCCCTCACCTCTACATTACCGACTGTCACTATCTCATTATCCATGAGGTGGCTATCGGCACAATTAACTTGAGCTTTTTCCGGCACTAAACCTAAACATCCCGTTAACTCCCTTAGTTTACCAGTGCCAGTGATGTGATCGGCATGGACATGGGTTTCTAAACAATATTTTAAAGTTAAACCAAGTTCATTAATTAATTGTAAATCTCTTTCTACTTTTTCCATGACAGGATCGACTAATATCGCTTCTTTGCTGTCGGTATCAGCAATTAAATAAGTATATGTCCATGTGTCTTGGTCGAATAATTGACGAAATAACATATTTTTACTTTCTTTATCTCTAGTAATTTCATTATGTAACTATTTTACCATTTCGTTATATGTTTAAATGAACAATAATTGGAAGGGTGAAGGGCGCTATTCACCTCATACTGAATACTAAAATAATTTGATTAAGGTGAAAAAAAGTAGAGATAAATTATGAATCAAATTATTGAAGTTAACATTGCTGATTTTTTCACTTCTTAAGAGCCTAATATCAGGTTGGCTTAAACAGTTACAATTAAGTATCTGCTGAAAACTCAAAAGACAGACTTTGTTTTATAAGTGATTATCCGAACTTGATATAAGATGGATAAATTAGAAAACAAAATTGATAATGTAGGTACTTAATTTAATAATGTTGAAAACAGTATTAAAAATAAGTTTGAATGAGTAGATAAAAGACTTTCCAATTCAAAATTTATGATACTTTACTATTGACGATATTTTAATTCTTTTTTAAAACTTAATTATAGACAATTTAATTCGGGCAAAATGCCCGTTTTATTAAATTTTATCTGAGAATTTTATTGAGTAATGTGATCAGCTAAAATAATCATTTCTCGGTGAGCTTTTACTAATATTAATTGCTCATTACT
Proteins encoded:
- a CDS encoding MBL fold metallo-hydrolase; amino-acid sequence: MLFRQLFDQDTWTYTYLIADTDSKEAILVDPVMEKVERDLQLINELGLTLKYCLETHVHADHITGTGKLRELTGCLGLVPEKAQVNCADSHLMDNEIVTVGNVEVRALASPGHTDCHFAYLVNNTHLLSGDALFIRGCGRTDFQSGDAGMLYDSINERFFTLPDTTLVYPGHDYRGHSVSTIAEEKNYNPRLKGKSREEFIELMNNLDLPNPTKIMEAVPANQLCGKTPSLV